One window of Nocardioides dongkuii genomic DNA carries:
- a CDS encoding DUF1648 domain-containing protein, with amino-acid sequence MTARLTFAASVLSLAVALVCAAFLLPAEVPLHFDGSGDPDRWGSRTEALVTMGLVGGLLALVLGGSAALVDRMPPGVLNVPHRDWWTATPERERRMRTMMRTDLLVIGAATLLLVALAVVATTVAARSDDPALGPHFIVAFAGYLLFLTGWTVWSLRTRYRRTAP; translated from the coding sequence GTGACCGCGCGCCTGACCTTCGCCGCGTCCGTCCTCAGCCTCGCCGTCGCGCTGGTCTGCGCAGCGTTCCTCCTGCCCGCCGAGGTGCCGCTGCACTTCGACGGCTCCGGTGACCCCGACCGGTGGGGGAGCCGCACCGAGGCCCTGGTGACGATGGGGCTGGTCGGCGGGCTGCTCGCCCTCGTCCTCGGTGGCTCGGCCGCGCTGGTCGACCGGATGCCGCCCGGGGTCCTCAACGTCCCGCACCGGGACTGGTGGACCGCGACCCCGGAGCGCGAGCGGCGGATGCGCACGATGATGCGCACCGACCTGCTGGTGATCGGGGCCGCGACCCTGCTGCTCGTCGCGCTGGCCGTCGTCGCCACGACCGTCGCGGCGCGCTCCGACGACCCCGCGCTCGGGCCGCACTTCATCGTGGCGTTCGCCGGCTACCTCCTCTTCCTCACCGGCTGGACGGTCTGGTCGCTGCGCACCCGCTACCGGAGGACCGCTCCGTGA
- a CDS encoding FAD-binding and (Fe-S)-binding domain-containing protein, which produces MTAVAGDDLLAELRRRGVTDVDDSTLTRALYSSDASLYRVVPRVVARPRSREELLAVLEVARLTEVPLTMRGAGTSIAGNAVGPGIVVDTLRHLDRVVSVDPESQTAVVEPGAVHATLQRAAAAHGLRFGPDPSTHTRCTIGGMIGNNACGSRALGYGRTSDNVVALDTAYAAAGDVPTALAAVVEDHLAHVRTTFGRFSRQVSGYALEHLLPERRSVDRFLVGSEGTLAVVLGATVRLVPDEPVRELVVLGYPSMVEAADAVPALLAAAGVRPTAGAVDGAAGLSEASARLVACEGLDARIVDLVRARGGSVPELPRGAGWLFVEVAGPDAPSLLSSLVAASGALDHRQVPSPAEAAALWRIREDGAGLAARSLSRPAYSGWEDAAVPPDRLGAWLRDFDELLRDHDLDGVPYGHFGDGCVHVRIDFDLTGGGQRRFRDFLTASALRLREHGGSLSGEHGDGRARSELLPLMYDAESLRLFGAVKAVCDPGNLLNPGVLVDPAPLDADLRAVRPRLPVRPLLRLTHDGGSLGDAVHRCTGVGKCVAPATGGVMCPSYLATREEKDSTRGRARVLQEALDGELVAGLADPAVHEALDLCLSCKGCASDCPTGVDMATYKSETLHQTYAGRRRPRSHYAMGRLPRWAALAAPVAPLLNRALRVGPLRRVATAVAGVDPRRSLPAFAPRTLRREAGVADVLPDVWIWADSFTDHFLPQTARAARDVLAAAGLTVRVIADDACCGLTWLTTGQLEQARSTMGRTVAALAPYVASGVPVVGLEPSCLATLRSDAVELTDDPRAVAVAEGVLTFAELLERLEVPVPDLTGVRVVAQPHCHQASVLGWAADERVLAAGGATVARVPGCCGLAGNWGMERGHYETSVAVAETHLLPAVRADPDAVVLADGLSCRHQLDDLAGVPAMHLAELLASRLKG; this is translated from the coding sequence GTGACCGCGGTGGCCGGCGACGACCTGCTCGCCGAGCTGCGCCGCCGCGGGGTGACCGACGTCGACGACTCGACGCTCACCCGGGCGCTCTACTCCTCCGACGCCTCGCTCTACCGCGTCGTGCCGCGAGTGGTGGCCCGGCCGCGGTCGCGCGAGGAGCTGCTCGCGGTGCTGGAGGTCGCGCGCCTGACCGAGGTGCCGCTCACGATGCGCGGGGCCGGCACCTCGATCGCGGGCAACGCGGTGGGCCCGGGCATCGTCGTCGACACGCTGCGGCACCTGGACCGGGTGGTCTCGGTGGACCCCGAGTCGCAGACGGCCGTGGTCGAGCCGGGCGCCGTGCACGCCACCCTGCAGCGGGCCGCCGCGGCCCACGGGCTGCGCTTCGGGCCGGACCCCTCGACGCACACCCGCTGCACGATCGGCGGGATGATCGGCAACAACGCCTGCGGGTCCCGCGCGCTCGGCTACGGGCGCACCTCCGACAACGTCGTCGCCCTCGACACGGCGTACGCCGCGGCGGGCGACGTGCCCACCGCGCTGGCGGCCGTGGTCGAGGACCACCTGGCGCACGTGCGCACCACCTTCGGCCGGTTCTCGCGCCAGGTCAGCGGCTACGCGCTCGAGCACCTGCTGCCGGAGCGGCGCTCGGTCGACCGCTTCCTCGTCGGCTCCGAGGGCACGCTGGCGGTGGTGCTCGGCGCCACCGTCCGGCTGGTGCCCGACGAGCCGGTCCGCGAGCTGGTCGTGCTCGGCTACCCCTCGATGGTGGAGGCGGCGGACGCCGTGCCGGCCCTGCTCGCGGCCGCCGGCGTGCGCCCCACGGCGGGGGCTGTGGACGGGGCCGCCGGACTGTCGGAGGCGAGTGCTCGGCTGGTCGCGTGCGAGGGACTGGACGCGCGGATCGTCGACCTGGTGCGGGCCCGTGGGGGCTCCGTGCCGGAGCTGCCGCGCGGTGCCGGCTGGCTCTTCGTCGAGGTCGCCGGGCCGGACGCGCCGTCCTTGCTCTCCTCGCTCGTGGCCGCCTCCGGCGCGCTGGACCACCGGCAGGTGCCGAGCCCGGCCGAGGCGGCTGCGCTGTGGCGGATCCGGGAGGACGGCGCCGGGCTGGCGGCCCGCAGCCTGAGCCGGCCGGCGTACTCCGGCTGGGAGGACGCCGCGGTCCCGCCGGACCGGCTCGGCGCCTGGCTGCGCGACTTCGACGAGCTGCTGCGCGACCACGACCTCGACGGGGTGCCCTACGGCCACTTCGGCGACGGCTGCGTGCACGTGCGCATCGACTTCGACCTGACAGGAGGTGGGCAGCGCCGGTTCCGCGACTTCCTCACCGCGAGCGCGCTCCGCCTGCGCGAGCACGGCGGCTCCCTGTCCGGCGAGCACGGCGACGGGCGCGCGCGCTCCGAGCTGCTGCCGCTGATGTACGACGCGGAGTCGCTGCGGCTCTTCGGCGCGGTCAAGGCAGTCTGCGATCCCGGCAACCTGCTCAACCCGGGGGTGCTGGTGGACCCCGCGCCGCTCGACGCCGACCTGCGCGCGGTCCGCCCGCGGCTGCCGGTGCGACCGTTGCTCCGGCTGACCCACGACGGGGGCTCGCTCGGCGACGCGGTCCACCGCTGCACGGGGGTGGGCAAGTGCGTCGCGCCCGCGACGGGCGGGGTGATGTGCCCGTCGTACCTCGCGACGCGGGAGGAGAAGGACTCCACCCGGGGACGGGCGCGGGTGCTCCAGGAGGCGCTCGACGGCGAGCTCGTCGCCGGTCTCGCCGACCCGGCGGTCCACGAGGCGCTCGACCTCTGCCTGTCGTGCAAGGGATGCGCCTCCGACTGCCCCACCGGCGTCGACATGGCGACCTACAAGTCGGAGACGCTGCACCAGACGTACGCCGGGCGCCGCCGGCCGCGCAGCCACTACGCGATGGGCCGGCTGCCGCGCTGGGCCGCGCTCGCGGCGCCGGTGGCGCCGCTGCTCAACCGGGCACTGCGGGTGGGTCCGCTGCGCCGGGTGGCGACGGCGGTCGCCGGCGTGGACCCGCGCCGCTCGCTGCCGGCGTTCGCGCCCCGGACCCTGCGGCGCGAGGCCGGGGTGGCCGACGTGCTCCCCGACGTCTGGATCTGGGCGGACTCCTTCACCGACCACTTCCTGCCCCAGACCGCCCGCGCGGCCAGGGACGTGCTGGCGGCGGCCGGGCTGACGGTCCGGGTGATCGCCGACGACGCCTGCTGCGGGCTGACCTGGCTGACCACCGGGCAGCTGGAGCAGGCGCGGTCGACGATGGGGCGCACGGTGGCCGCGCTGGCGCCGTACGTCGCGAGCGGCGTGCCGGTCGTCGGCCTCGAGCCGTCGTGCCTGGCGACGCTGCGCAGCGACGCCGTCGAGCTGACCGACGACCCGCGGGCGGTGGCGGTCGCCGAGGGCGTGCTGACCTTCGCCGAGCTCCTGGAGCGGCTCGAGGTGCCGGTGCCGGACCTCACCGGCGTCCGGGTCGTCGCGCAGCCGCACTGCCACCAGGCGTCGGTGCTCGGCTGGGCGGCGGACGAGCGGGTGCTGGCGGCGGGCGGCGCGACGGTGGCCCGGGTGCCGGGATGCTGCGGGCTCGCCGGCAACTGGGGCATGGAGCGCGGGCACTACGAGACCTCGGTCGCGGTGGCCGAGACCCACCTGCTGCCCGCGGTCCGGGCCGATCCAGACGCGGTCGTGCTCGCCGACGGACTGTCCTGCCGCCACCAGCTCGACGACCTCGCCGGGGTGCCGGCGATGCACCTCGCCGAGCTGCTGGCTTCTAGACTTAAGGGGTGA